Below is a window of Brassica napus cultivar Da-Ae chromosome A5, Da-Ae, whole genome shotgun sequence DNA.
GGGCACCATATTTTCCAGCAGTTAGCCTTCAAAACATCAACTGTGGGACCAATCAGTAATGGTGGTCTTTCTCTATATGGATAAATCCGTTCTACttgatatcctgatttgaccgtatattttctattttttgtaaAGTGATATCCATCTCTATCCACCTGCTGAGTCCTGCTTAGTGGAATACTTTCTATAAGTTTCGCATCCTGAGGATCCACTAAAGACTGAATTACCTCTGAATTCCAAGTACGCGAGGTAGAGTCAATGAGGGACTCTACTGTAAGGTCCGGGtataaattgtgttgatttttattagctggtctcgggcgagtggatgggAACCAAGGGTCATTCCATACAGATTAAAGGGAGAGGAAATGATTTTTTGTTCTCATATATTGTGAGTGGAAAATTTTTTCTCATATCTTTGCaggttttttaaaaacaatgtgACTGGTGAAATATAATACAGACTCATATAATTCATTGTTATTTTACTTATCTTTCATTACTCTAATAgttcattatatttatttaacttaaaatttattattatttgatattttaacgtgctttgactttttttttttgatgaaatgttaaatttattgatcatcgtaggaaaaataatagttatttacaaataaaacctaaaaaattattttttatgaaacCTATCTTTACTCAATAGGAGCCAGGAACCATCGCTGCATCAAACCCTCCAGCCCTTTCTTCTCATAATATTTAGTAGACCGAAGCCTTTGCATGATTGtcttttcaattattttctcAAGTTGGATCACTGGTCTACTTCTCTGTGCTTGTCTCCTCTCATTTATCTCTCGCCATATATAATAGACTGTGACTTGCACAGCTAACCCCAGAAGAATAAAAGCATGTATGTCATATGCTACACTGAGAATTCGAGCCAGAATCTCTGCCCAGTCCGGTGAAGGAGCAGGACGTAGCAAAGAACCAATGACTTGCAACCAGATTTCATAGGTATAGGGGCATGCAAAGAACAACTGGTCACGTGATTCCTCTGGTTCGCCACAAAGAGGAAACCCATGTACTATCCCCCAATCTCTCATTCTAGTCCATGTAGAGAGCCTATCTTTTATGGCTAACCAAGTGATAAAAGCACATCGAGGCACTCCTTGCTTAAACCAGATTACATTAGACCAAGACACTGTTTCATAACGTGTATGGATCATGTTCCAAGTGTTATATACAGAGAGAGACTTCTGGAACTCCTCCTCTCCGCTTTTCC
It encodes the following:
- the LOC106363145 gene encoding uncharacterized protein LOC106363145, with protein sequence MGRLIEVIGERGTHKLGIARNAIIADVIVEQQWRFRKTRDISIEQVLTRVKEFPVALVQNVADIVKWKSGEEEFQKSLSVYNTWNMIHTRYETVSWSNVIWFKQGVPRCAFITWLAIKDRLSTWTRMRDWGIVHGFPLCGEPEESRDQLFFACPYTYEIWLQVIGSLLRPAPSPDWAEILARILSVAYDIHAFILLGLAVQVTVYYIWREINERRQAQRSRPVIQLEKIIEKTIMQRLRSTKYYEKKGLEGLMQRWFLAPIE